A genomic window from Sphingobacterium sp. BN32 includes:
- a CDS encoding DUF4886 domain-containing protein, with protein sequence MRQLFTIILIALFQINPLAAQEQETSPNDDDVIKVLAIGNSFSEDALENYLYEMAKAVNKKMVIGNLYIGGAPLSLHLKNAHNNSKVYNYRKISLDGTKTKTDKVSIEDAIEDENWDFVSLQQASPLSGKYSVIMETLRDVWTYVFAHINPDTKLVYHQTWAYQADSKHEGFKNYNQNQLVMYDSIVNATSQIDKSGDFSFIVPAGTAIQNARTSSIGDTFTRDGYHLNLDYGRFTAAATWYAKLFNLDPRKNPYKPEKLTDLQAKIAKEAAQKAVKKPFKVSKIRR encoded by the coding sequence ATGAGGCAACTATTCACAATTATTCTGATCGCACTATTCCAAATCAATCCCCTCGCCGCCCAAGAACAGGAAACATCGCCCAATGATGATGATGTCATCAAAGTTTTGGCTATAGGAAACAGCTTCTCCGAGGATGCATTGGAGAACTATTTATATGAAATGGCAAAGGCTGTTAATAAAAAGATGGTCATCGGAAACCTGTATATCGGAGGAGCACCTTTGTCCCTGCATCTTAAAAATGCACATAACAACAGCAAAGTTTACAATTACCGCAAAATAAGCCTGGATGGCACTAAAACGAAAACAGACAAGGTAAGTATCGAAGATGCTATTGAAGATGAGAACTGGGATTTCGTCAGCCTACAGCAGGCAAGCCCCCTGTCTGGAAAGTACAGCGTTATCATGGAGACCCTACGAGATGTATGGACCTATGTTTTTGCACATATCAATCCCGACACTAAATTGGTTTACCACCAAACATGGGCATACCAAGCAGACTCCAAACACGAAGGATTTAAAAACTACAATCAAAATCAACTCGTGATGTACGATAGCATTGTAAATGCGACGTCACAGATCGACAAATCCGGCGACTTCAGCTTTATCGTCCCTGCAGGAACAGCCATACAAAATGCGCGCACTAGCAGCATCGGCGATACGTTCACCCGCGACGGTTACCACCTCAACCTCGACTATGGACGCTTCACCGCAGCAGCAACATGGTACGCAAAACTATTTAATCTCGATCCCAGAAAAAACCCATACAAACCCGAAAAACTAACCGACCTGCAAGCAAAAATTGCCAAAGAAGCAGCACAGAAAGCAGTGAAGAAGCCGTTTAAGGTGTCAAAGATTAGACGTTAG
- a CDS encoding cupin domain-containing protein — protein MSIIRKNLVEHYNWGDKCDGWHMLKTEGLSVIEERMPAGTEETMHYHEHAQQFFFILKGEAVFEKEGKQFEVKAKQGFVIKPLEKHRILNNSKEDLEFLVISEPLAHGDRIEVTSSNLNTSKR, from the coding sequence ATGAGTATTATCCGTAAAAATCTGGTTGAACATTATAATTGGGGGGATAAATGCGATGGTTGGCATATGTTGAAGACAGAAGGTTTAAGTGTTATTGAAGAGCGTATGCCAGCAGGAACTGAAGAAACAATGCACTATCATGAACATGCACAGCAATTCTTCTTTATACTCAAAGGTGAAGCCGTATTTGAGAAGGAAGGAAAACAATTTGAAGTTAAAGCGAAACAGGGCTTTGTAATTAAGCCTCTGGAAAAGCACCGAATACTAAACAATTCGAAGGAAGACCTGGAGTTTTTAGTTATTTCCGAACCCCTTGCGCACGGCGACCGTATTGAAGTGACGAGCTCTAATCTTAACACGTCTAAAAGATAG
- the priA gene encoding primosomal protein N', translating into MSELELLPRNRKTLFVEVVLPLAIAKTYTYRVPYELNDRVETGVRVIVQFGKNKIYSGIVKSITEEAPSKYEAKYILDVADDEPIVNERQLQLWDWMADYYMCHTGDVMQAALPAALKMASETKIVASDNPDLDRSLLSDKGYMVLDALDVAGELSVNDVMKILGQKSVFPLLRSLFEHGYILISEEIKEKYKPKTKVFLKLSKVFFDDDSKRALLDELNRAPKQQDAILAYFQLRKTKADISRQDLMEASGCGTSAITGLIDKGVLEVEEKVVSRFEGTDVLLSPDFKFSEAQQSAYDEIKSYFNEKDVVLLHGVTASGKTQLYIRLIEETLAQGKNALYLLPEIALTAQITERLKLHFGDKLGVYHSKFNDNERAEVWHKVRKGEFQVIIGARSSIFLPFKDLGLLIVDEEHENSYKQYDPAPRYHARDTAIYLAHQHQAKVLLGSATPSVESYYNAKAGKYGLVKLLERFGDAKLPSIQVVDITEASRKDEMSSYFSKALLTAIQEAIERKEQIILFQNRRGHTPFLQCGTCGYVAKCVNCDVSLTYHKTSNLLHCHYCGFSEDTLNVCPACGMPNMQSKGFGTERVEEELELLMPDLRIGRLDLDSTKGKYGFDRVISAFDNQEFDVLIGTQMITKGLDFGNVSLIGIINADGMINFPDFRAYERAFSLFSQVAGRAGRRQAEGTVIIQTYTPNHRILEQVRNHDYEDMFMTEVTERKNYQYPPFYRLIKLDVKHPDKDLVHAAASHLASLLRQTLGQRVLGPEPPLVARVRNNFIQTITLKIERKDISIVKVKELIRQAILHFELDKKNKGVRVQIDVDPY; encoded by the coding sequence ATGTCTGAATTGGAATTGTTGCCCCGAAACCGGAAAACACTTTTTGTTGAAGTCGTATTGCCCTTGGCAATTGCAAAGACCTATACCTATCGCGTTCCATACGAGTTGAACGACAGGGTGGAAACCGGTGTGCGGGTTATTGTGCAGTTCGGGAAGAACAAGATTTATTCGGGCATTGTGAAATCCATAACGGAGGAAGCGCCATCCAAATACGAGGCGAAATATATTTTGGATGTTGCTGATGATGAACCGATCGTCAATGAGCGACAGCTACAGCTATGGGATTGGATGGCCGATTATTACATGTGCCATACAGGGGATGTGATGCAAGCGGCTCTGCCGGCTGCCCTGAAAATGGCGTCGGAGACTAAGATTGTTGCATCCGACAATCCTGATTTGGATCGATCCTTATTATCCGATAAGGGTTATATGGTATTGGATGCTTTGGATGTGGCGGGGGAGCTGTCGGTCAATGATGTGATGAAGATTCTAGGGCAGAAGTCGGTTTTCCCCCTGTTGCGGAGTTTATTTGAACATGGTTATATCTTGATTTCGGAAGAGATCAAGGAGAAATATAAACCGAAGACCAAGGTTTTCCTGAAGCTATCGAAAGTGTTTTTTGACGATGATAGCAAGCGTGCGCTACTGGATGAGTTGAATAGAGCGCCGAAGCAACAGGACGCTATTTTAGCCTATTTCCAACTTCGGAAGACCAAGGCGGATATCTCACGTCAGGATTTAATGGAAGCAAGTGGCTGCGGAACCTCCGCGATTACGGGCTTAATCGATAAGGGCGTGCTGGAGGTGGAAGAAAAAGTCGTTAGCCGTTTTGAAGGCACAGATGTACTTTTGTCGCCCGATTTTAAGTTCAGCGAGGCACAGCAAAGCGCCTATGATGAAATCAAAAGTTATTTCAATGAGAAAGATGTGGTGTTATTGCATGGCGTTACGGCCTCTGGAAAAACACAACTTTATATACGATTAATCGAAGAAACGCTTGCTCAAGGTAAGAATGCGCTTTATCTATTGCCTGAAATTGCATTGACGGCGCAAATTACAGAGCGTTTGAAATTGCACTTTGGGGATAAGCTAGGCGTTTATCACTCGAAGTTCAACGATAATGAACGTGCCGAGGTATGGCATAAAGTGCGTAAAGGCGAGTTCCAGGTTATTATTGGGGCGCGTTCGTCCATCTTCCTTCCATTCAAGGATTTGGGCTTGCTGATCGTCGATGAGGAGCATGAAAATTCCTATAAGCAGTATGATCCTGCGCCGAGATATCATGCGCGTGATACGGCTATTTATTTAGCTCATCAGCATCAAGCGAAGGTATTATTAGGGTCTGCTACGCCTTCTGTAGAGTCCTACTACAATGCTAAGGCGGGGAAATACGGATTAGTCAAATTATTAGAACGCTTTGGCGACGCCAAATTGCCGAGTATTCAGGTTGTCGATATTACTGAGGCTTCTCGAAAAGATGAGATGAGTTCGTACTTCAGCAAGGCACTATTGACAGCGATCCAAGAAGCGATTGAACGAAAAGAGCAAATTATCCTATTCCAAAATAGAAGAGGGCATACTCCATTTCTGCAATGTGGAACCTGTGGTTATGTGGCCAAATGTGTCAATTGCGATGTCAGCTTAACGTATCATAAAACCAGTAATCTGTTGCATTGCCACTATTGTGGCTTCTCGGAGGACACGTTAAATGTATGTCCGGCCTGTGGTATGCCGAATATGCAGAGCAAGGGATTCGGTACCGAGAGGGTGGAAGAGGAATTGGAATTGCTGATGCCGGATTTGCGGATTGGGCGTCTCGATTTGGATTCTACGAAAGGAAAATATGGTTTCGACCGCGTGATATCGGCATTTGATAATCAGGAGTTTGATGTGTTGATCGGAACGCAGATGATCACGAAGGGTTTAGATTTTGGAAACGTCAGCCTAATCGGTATCATCAATGCCGATGGGATGATCAACTTCCCCGACTTCAGAGCATACGAACGAGCATTCTCTTTATTCTCGCAGGTTGCGGGCCGCGCAGGACGCCGCCAAGCGGAAGGTACCGTAATCATCCAAACGTATACCCCGAATCACCGTATCCTGGAGCAAGTAAGGAACCACGATTACGAGGATATGTTTATGACGGAAGTTACCGAGCGTAAAAACTATCAATATCCTCCATTCTATAGACTAATCAAATTGGATGTCAAGCATCCCGATAAAGATTTGGTGCATGCCGCAGCAAGTCATTTAGCATCCCTATTGCGACAGACCCTCGGACAGCGCGTGCTAGGGCCGGAACCTCCATTGGTCGCCAGAGTGCGCAATAATTTTATCCAAACTATCACCCTTAAAATCGAACGCAAGGATATCTCCATCGTCAAAGTAAAGGAACTCATTCGACAAGCCATCCTGCACTTCGAACTCGACAAAAAGAACAAAGGAGTACGCGTGCAGATTGATGTTGATCCTTACTAG
- a CDS encoding DUF423 domain-containing protein, with amino-acid sequence MNKQIILTASFFGLLAVILGAFGAHGLEGKISDKQLETWGTANQYHFYHTLALLFLSTFSRAKSQSIRVSFIMFTLGILLFSGSLYLLSTRNLLGLENLSVIGPITPIGGVCFMVGWIALFVAAIKHRA; translated from the coding sequence ATGAACAAACAAATCATTTTAACAGCATCATTCTTCGGTCTGTTAGCTGTGATACTGGGAGCTTTTGGCGCGCATGGCCTGGAAGGAAAGATCTCCGACAAACAATTAGAAACTTGGGGAACTGCAAATCAATACCATTTTTATCACACATTAGCTCTACTCTTCTTATCCACATTCTCTAGAGCAAAGAGCCAATCTATACGCGTATCTTTCATCATGTTTACCCTCGGTATCCTCCTGTTTTCAGGATCGCTATACCTACTGAGCACCAGAAACTTACTAGGACTTGAAAACCTATCTGTTATCGGCCCAATTACACCAATTGGCGGCGTATGCTTTATGGTCGGCTGGATAGCACTCTTTGTCGCTGCAATTAAGCATAGAGCTTAG
- a CDS encoding PQQ-binding-like beta-propeller repeat protein: MRNTIIVSILLFIAVVVASVFYFGDLNKEEKKSVKPINYLPSDTYLITSFVNDATTDNIFKDFEIFEAVLGHSFQDQLSQLKQQLLRNKDIASYLTDQEMFVSFHPEKEGIATLFSIPTTEKIDKETISEILPKLGTDYQVQQQDTLGMHLFSYKPEKSDSTFYVSYLDDIFFATFSKELLLKTLDKKLAKFDDKQVEFFNKNNSRNAPFTVYLAHQNLPAIVDKFRRNKPGDFIRQFINIKGQTAWNINYKQDALMLSGESELEETKGQYIALFANQRKTTQKLYNYFPSNSAMFIEYSYSDAKVWQNDLKAWHALSEDSKQLEGQTKEIEKNRSDLLATFQAAMGGDFAVVEQNNSDYLGFISIQDSSKFLDVLSDVAESVGDSTYRFRYSNIPYRFYGEGLKAFSRPYFKRIDGVIVMANHQSTLQEYAQKWRRKDLLIGTLGFKNYEKIQGNEANVTVFLNTKNASSFLTNNLETQYSKNFRNNKEFGLQEFYSWSLQLTGNSGNFLSRLYAIYKSKNTLGATPEWTYSMGSRLITGPFVFEHSDTSQFIFAQEQDHTVHAVHPSGKKLWTTLFAGRIVGKVQQLQDRSLLAVTDRRRLYRFDSNGKTLSGFSTSIKDEPVSHPTYVDWAGQQMLLIPGKNRVMAYDMEGGPIEGWDNVQVEGEILGPVQFHDNKAIVTTSYGRVYFFDAGGSKLQEIDVPGDINFVSNVGIVVRENQTLYYATDDIGDVYRMTADGQSSKVFEGRWNNKYTADFENVIGTSAPELIVLDGPQLQVYQLGDSLQRVFEHTFTQDVENRPYYFASGSGGLMSLGIAAQGTNLIYLFAENGTLVDGFPLEAQPHFYYGKINYNSSNYLICTRRDFKLYAYRH, from the coding sequence ATGAGAAATACAATTATTGTTTCAATACTCCTATTTATTGCTGTTGTCGTAGCGTCGGTGTTTTATTTTGGAGATTTAAATAAGGAGGAGAAGAAATCTGTTAAGCCCATCAACTACCTACCGAGTGATACGTATTTGATTACTTCTTTTGTAAACGATGCTACCACAGATAATATCTTTAAAGATTTCGAGATATTCGAGGCTGTTTTAGGCCATTCTTTCCAAGATCAACTATCGCAATTGAAACAGCAGTTGTTGCGCAATAAAGATATCGCCAGCTATCTGACCGATCAGGAGATGTTCGTATCCTTCCACCCGGAAAAAGAAGGTATTGCAACACTTTTCAGTATTCCGACGACAGAGAAAATTGATAAGGAAACCATTAGCGAAATACTTCCCAAACTAGGCACAGACTATCAGGTACAGCAGCAGGATACCCTGGGTATGCATCTCTTTAGTTATAAGCCTGAAAAATCGGATTCTACCTTTTACGTAAGCTATTTAGATGACATATTTTTCGCTACGTTCAGCAAGGAACTGTTATTGAAAACATTGGATAAAAAGTTAGCTAAATTCGACGACAAACAAGTTGAATTCTTTAATAAAAACAATAGTCGGAACGCGCCTTTTACGGTTTATTTAGCGCATCAAAATCTTCCGGCGATCGTCGATAAATTCAGAAGAAACAAACCTGGCGATTTCATTCGTCAGTTTATCAATATCAAAGGACAAACGGCCTGGAACATCAATTATAAACAGGATGCTTTAATGTTGTCTGGCGAGAGCGAGCTTGAAGAAACGAAGGGGCAGTATATCGCATTGTTTGCAAATCAGCGTAAAACCACACAAAAGCTCTACAATTATTTCCCTTCCAATAGCGCAATGTTTATTGAGTACTCCTATAGCGATGCGAAGGTCTGGCAGAATGACTTGAAGGCATGGCACGCCCTCAGCGAGGATTCTAAACAATTGGAGGGACAGACCAAAGAGATCGAGAAAAACCGTTCGGATCTCTTAGCTACCTTTCAGGCGGCGATGGGTGGCGATTTCGCTGTTGTTGAGCAGAACAACTCCGACTACCTAGGTTTTATCAGTATTCAAGACAGCAGCAAATTTCTGGATGTGCTTAGCGATGTCGCAGAATCTGTTGGCGATAGCACCTATCGCTTCCGCTATTCCAATATCCCCTATCGTTTTTATGGGGAAGGATTAAAAGCATTCAGCAGACCTTATTTCAAGCGTATCGACGGCGTTATCGTGATGGCGAACCATCAATCAACGCTTCAGGAATATGCACAGAAATGGCGTAGAAAGGATTTGTTGATTGGTACCTTAGGTTTTAAGAATTACGAGAAAATTCAGGGAAATGAGGCCAATGTGACGGTCTTTTTGAATACGAAGAATGCCAGCAGTTTCTTGACCAATAACCTGGAAACGCAATACAGCAAGAACTTTAGAAACAATAAGGAATTTGGCTTGCAGGAATTTTATTCCTGGTCTTTGCAGCTGACCGGTAACTCGGGCAACTTCCTAAGCCGATTATATGCGATCTACAAGAGCAAGAATACCTTGGGGGCAACACCCGAATGGACCTACAGTATGGGTAGCCGACTGATTACCGGTCCTTTTGTATTTGAGCATTCCGATACCTCACAATTTATTTTTGCGCAGGAACAGGATCATACGGTGCATGCCGTACATCCATCTGGCAAGAAGTTGTGGACTACACTATTCGCGGGACGCATTGTAGGCAAGGTGCAGCAGTTGCAAGATCGTTCATTATTGGCAGTAACCGACCGCCGTCGATTATATCGTTTTGATAGCAATGGCAAGACTTTGTCAGGCTTTTCGACGAGCATCAAAGATGAGCCCGTTAGCCATCCTACCTATGTAGACTGGGCTGGTCAGCAAATGCTGTTGATTCCCGGAAAAAATAGAGTAATGGCTTACGATATGGAAGGTGGCCCGATTGAGGGTTGGGACAATGTGCAGGTAGAGGGAGAAATCCTGGGACCGGTGCAGTTTCATGACAATAAGGCGATCGTAACGACAAGCTATGGGCGTGTTTACTTTTTTGATGCCGGCGGCAGTAAGCTGCAGGAGATTGATGTTCCCGGAGATATCAACTTTGTAAGCAACGTAGGTATCGTTGTGCGTGAAAATCAGACCTTATACTACGCAACAGACGATATAGGTGATGTCTATAGAATGACTGCTGACGGACAAAGCAGCAAAGTTTTTGAAGGAAGATGGAATAATAAATACACGGCAGATTTTGAAAATGTAATTGGCACTTCTGCGCCTGAACTCATCGTCTTAGATGGTCCACAATTACAGGTTTACCAACTTGGGGACAGCTTGCAAAGAGTATTTGAACATACCTTTACCCAGGATGTGGAAAATCGGCCTTATTATTTCGCTTCGGGTTCTGGCGGATTAATGAGTTTGGGAATTGCCGCGCAAGGGACCAATTTAATTTATCTCTTCGCCGAGAATGGTACGTTGGTGGATGGATTCCCTCTGGAAGCACAGCCTCATTTTTATTATGGAAAGATAAACTACAATTCTTCAAACTATCTAATCTGTACACGCCGGGATTTCAAACTATATGCTTACAGGCACTAA
- a CDS encoding bifunctional oligoribonuclease/PAP phosphatase NrnA, producing the protein MLRGEENLHLLTEPKKIIITTHHKPDGDALGSSLGLYYWLQKNGHEVHIVLSSDFPTFLDWMPGRDSLIIYPEQPAIAQQLFDQADIVFCLDYSALSRTNILEPVIREAKGQKWMIDHHLDPEDFAALSYWDSNAAATAQLVYSFIADVCHKQDQVDERIATCLYTGIMTDTGSFRFRSTTSDVHRIIAHLLDAGAKNWEIHEHIYNSSTENRLRFLGYCLMNCLEVIPEYHTALFALTKDDLEKFNVTTGDTEGLVNYALSIKGIRLAGLFVDRTELIKLSLRSIGDIPCNEIAKKHFNGGGHLNAAGGNSSEDLHSVVERFKAVLPEYKNYLT; encoded by the coding sequence ATGTTAAGAGGAGAAGAAAATTTACATTTATTAACCGAACCTAAAAAGATCATTATTACCACGCACCATAAACCTGATGGTGATGCATTAGGCTCATCCTTAGGCTTATATTACTGGTTGCAGAAGAACGGGCATGAAGTACACATTGTGTTATCTTCGGATTTTCCGACTTTTCTAGACTGGATGCCTGGTCGTGATTCATTAATTATATATCCAGAACAACCGGCAATTGCACAACAGTTATTTGATCAGGCAGATATTGTGTTCTGCTTGGATTATAGTGCACTTTCCAGAACGAATATTCTTGAACCCGTGATTCGCGAAGCGAAGGGACAAAAATGGATGATTGACCATCATTTGGACCCTGAGGACTTCGCGGCGCTTTCGTATTGGGACTCCAATGCAGCAGCGACAGCGCAGTTGGTTTATTCCTTTATTGCCGATGTGTGCCACAAGCAAGATCAAGTTGACGAAAGAATAGCCACTTGTTTATATACAGGTATCATGACGGATACGGGTTCTTTCCGCTTCCGTTCAACGACTTCCGATGTTCATCGCATCATCGCACATTTATTGGATGCTGGGGCAAAGAACTGGGAAATCCACGAGCATATCTACAATAGTTCCACGGAAAACAGATTGCGTTTCTTAGGCTATTGCTTGATGAATTGCTTGGAAGTGATTCCTGAATACCATACTGCTTTATTCGCATTAACGAAGGACGATCTGGAGAAATTCAACGTAACAACCGGAGACACAGAGGGTTTAGTAAACTACGCATTATCCATAAAAGGCATTCGATTGGCTGGATTATTTGTTGACAGAACTGAATTAATTAAACTATCTTTGCGTTCTATCGGCGATATCCCTTGTAATGAGATTGCTAAGAAGCATTTTAACGGCGGAGGCCACTTGAATGCTGCCGGCGGAAATTCGTCGGAAGACCTACACAGCGTTGTAGAAAGATTTAAGGCAGTATTGCCAGAGTATAAGAATTATTTAACATAA
- a CDS encoding FKBP-type peptidyl-prolyl cis-trans isomerase has product MKKSILLLTAVASLALASCQNFKKGEGGLEYKFLKDNGGEKAVGGDVIAMDIVVKTDRDSLLASTYDLGLPQIAPIMPDSLMQQAGAYPGDNNTILKMLGEGDSAVFKLNLDTMAARTGQPKPEFADKYIEYTIKVRKLFKRGNLTDSALFEQVNQYYLAQMEGLKKAEEGKIASYIEKNKLQPKKTASGLQYVIKEEGKGANPVIGDTVVINYTGALTNGKIFDTNDVELAKKNNKFNAMRPYEPLRVRVGHTPVIPGWTEGLQLLKKGSKATLIIPSALGYGERQQQSEIPAYAPLVFDVEIVDIIAGPKGEPAAPTMPQMQIPGQAPAQAPVN; this is encoded by the coding sequence ATGAAAAAATCAATTTTATTATTGACAGCAGTAGCGAGTTTAGCACTTGCATCATGCCAAAATTTCAAAAAAGGAGAAGGTGGTTTAGAATACAAATTCCTTAAAGATAATGGCGGAGAGAAAGCTGTTGGTGGAGATGTTATTGCAATGGACATTGTTGTTAAAACTGACCGTGATTCACTTTTAGCAAGCACATATGATTTAGGATTACCTCAAATCGCTCCTATTATGCCTGACTCGTTAATGCAACAAGCAGGTGCATACCCAGGTGACAACAACACCATTTTGAAAATGTTAGGTGAAGGCGATAGCGCTGTATTTAAATTAAACTTAGATACTATGGCTGCTAGAACTGGTCAACCTAAGCCTGAGTTTGCTGATAAATACATCGAGTACACAATTAAGGTTAGGAAACTTTTCAAAAGAGGTAACTTAACGGATTCAGCTTTATTTGAGCAAGTAAACCAATACTACTTAGCACAAATGGAAGGTTTGAAAAAAGCTGAAGAAGGAAAAATTGCTTCATACATCGAGAAAAACAAATTGCAGCCTAAGAAAACTGCTTCTGGTTTACAATACGTAATCAAAGAAGAAGGTAAAGGTGCTAACCCGGTTATCGGTGATACCGTAGTAATCAACTACACTGGAGCATTAACAAACGGTAAAATCTTCGACACAAACGACGTAGAATTAGCTAAGAAGAACAATAAATTCAACGCTATGCGTCCTTACGAGCCATTACGTGTTCGCGTAGGTCATACACCAGTTATCCCAGGATGGACTGAAGGTCTTCAGTTATTGAAAAAAGGTAGCAAGGCGACTTTAATCATCCCTTCTGCATTAGGATATGGTGAGCGTCAGCAACAAAGCGAAATCCCTGCATACGCACCATTAGTGTTTGATGTAGAGATTGTTGATATCATTGCTGGACCGAAAGGTGAGCCTGCGGCTCCAACGATGCCACAAATGCAAATCCCTGGTCAAGCGCCAGCGCAAGCACCTGTGAATTAA
- a CDS encoding TatD family hydrolase has protein sequence MDGINEAKQLILTDTHTHIYYHQGTEVLAQQMQRCLANGISRLFLPNVEVESIPQVINTTKEYPENCFAMLGLHPCSVKENYLDELATIREAIKEHKIYAIGEIGIDLYWDKTTLAIQQDAFAQQIEWAKEMGLPISIHCREAFDEVFEVLDSHKDERLFGVFHCFTGDVQQANRAIDLGFKLGIGGVVTFKKAGLDLVLKEVALEHVILETDAPYLAPVPYRGKENESSYLLHVAQKVADIYERPLSEIAEITTQNSKDLFSI, from the coding sequence ATGGATGGAATTAATGAAGCAAAACAGCTTATTTTAACCGACACACATACTCACATTTACTATCATCAAGGAACCGAAGTCTTAGCGCAACAGATGCAACGTTGCCTAGCGAACGGCATTAGTCGTTTGTTTCTGCCGAATGTGGAAGTGGAGTCTATTCCTCAAGTAATCAATACGACGAAGGAGTATCCAGAAAACTGTTTTGCGATGCTGGGCTTGCATCCCTGCAGCGTGAAAGAAAATTACCTGGATGAGCTTGCGACAATTCGTGAGGCCATCAAGGAGCATAAAATATATGCGATCGGCGAGATCGGTATTGACCTTTATTGGGACAAAACAACGCTCGCTATTCAGCAGGATGCTTTCGCACAACAGATCGAATGGGCTAAGGAAATGGGCCTACCAATCAGTATTCATTGTCGGGAAGCCTTTGATGAGGTCTTCGAGGTATTGGACAGCCATAAAGACGAGCGCCTGTTTGGTGTTTTCCATTGCTTTACGGGCGATGTGCAACAAGCAAACCGCGCGATAGACCTTGGCTTTAAATTAGGGATTGGTGGCGTTGTGACTTTTAAAAAGGCGGGCTTAGACCTGGTCTTGAAAGAGGTTGCTTTAGAGCATGTGATCCTTGAAACGGATGCGCCTTATTTGGCTCCTGTCCCCTATCGCGGTAAAGAAAACGAAAGCAGCTATCTATTGCATGTAGCACAAAAGGTAGCCGATATTTACGAGCGTCCATTGTCGGAGATCGCAGAAATTACAACACAGAATTCAAAAGATTTATTTAGTATATAA
- a CDS encoding asparaginase: protein MHNIFIIYTGGTIGMVKDPESGTFIPFDFELIEKNLPDLSRLNYKLTVHSFEPIIDSSNMRPSIWLEMAELIRDNYELYDGFVILHGSDTMAYSASMLSFLLEGLQKPVVLSGSQLPIGEIRTDARENLMTALEIASAKKDGRSIIQEVCILFDNKLFRGNRSFKYNSDKFEAFRSPNYPVLAEAGIHIRYNEEVLQDNTGKEFISHHNIDDRVGVLKLFPGINKTTIEAVLNSDVRSIVMETFGSGNTMTDEWFLDLLKNAVDSGKNILDISQCKVGSVELGRYETSQGLQSIGILNGYDMTFETAVTKLMYLQGELESQEEVAYWVQQSIRGELTKND from the coding sequence ATGCATAATATCTTTATTATCTACACCGGGGGAACAATCGGTATGGTGAAAGACCCTGAATCGGGCACCTTTATTCCCTTCGATTTTGAGCTTATCGAGAAAAATCTACCTGATTTAAGTCGCCTTAATTATAAATTGACGGTGCATTCGTTCGAGCCTATTATCGATTCTTCCAATATGCGCCCTAGCATTTGGTTAGAAATGGCGGAGCTGATTAGAGACAATTATGAGCTATACGATGGTTTTGTTATTCTACACGGCTCGGACACAATGGCTTACTCGGCATCCATGTTGAGCTTCCTGTTGGAAGGTTTGCAAAAACCTGTCGTTTTATCTGGATCGCAGCTACCGATTGGCGAAATCAGAACCGATGCGCGTGAGAATTTGATGACAGCCTTGGAAATCGCATCGGCAAAGAAAGACGGGCGTTCGATTATCCAAGAGGTTTGTATCCTGTTTGATAATAAGCTGTTCCGTGGGAATCGTTCTTTTAAATACAATTCGGATAAATTTGAAGCTTTTAGGTCGCCAAATTATCCTGTACTTGCGGAAGCTGGAATACACATTCGTTATAACGAGGAAGTGTTACAGGATAACACTGGAAAAGAATTTATCAGCCACCATAATATCGACGATCGTGTAGGCGTATTGAAGCTATTTCCAGGCATTAACAAGACCACAATCGAGGCGGTATTGAATTCGGATGTGCGCAGCATCGTGATGGAAACATTCGGATCTGGTAACACGATGACGGATGAGTGGTTCTTGGATTTGTTGAAAAATGCGGTCGATAGCGGCAAGAATATCCTTGACATTTCTCAATGTAAGGTAGGGTCTGTTGAATTAGGTCGTTATGAGACCTCTCAGGGCCTTCAATCTATCGGCATACTCAATGGCTATGACATGACTTTTGAAACCGCTGTAACGAAGCTAATGTACTTACAGGGTGAATTGGAAAGTCAGGAAGAAGTGGCCTATTGGGTGCAGCAAAGTATTCGTGGTGAGCTAACTAAAAATGATTAG